The Helianthus annuus cultivar XRQ/B chromosome 16, HanXRQr2.0-SUNRISE, whole genome shotgun sequence genome includes a window with the following:
- the LOC118488237 gene encoding uncharacterized protein LOC118488237, translating to MRVQIDIQKAYDTVSWAFLEKILFQFGFHRKMVKWIMACVSTATYSLSINGNLHGFFKGRRGLRQGDPMSPYLFTLVMEVLTLLLQNLLGLSAFSVSKIKVALEQFSSISGLVPSSAKSTVFFCNVPLQVKQDILNIMPFQQGSLPVRYLGVPLITSRLTAGALQGRVVSDLEKRMRRFLWNAGNVGTVKAKVAWNDICLPKSEGGLGIRRVVDPFLQLHDRLVWKDLEGNIRHYSSLEVWHTIRLRKETTNWSGMHDRDSRDHLFFLCNFAVQVWNNIKTMVDMDIGNLSWSSVTDWMNQYSDSRKLEHVVGKLCLLRRPTSYGRNFKGQPDHKKVMETWQIPSRALDEDPG from the exons ATGCGCGTTCAAATTGATATCCAAAAGGCGTATGACACGGTTAGTTGGGCTTTTCTTGAGAAAATTCTTTTTCAGTTTGGTTTTCATAGGAAAATGGTGAAGTGGATAATGGCTTGTGTTTCTACGGCTACGTATTCATTGAGTATTAATGGGAATCTTCACGGGTTTTTCAAAGGGAGAAGGGGTCTTCGACAAGGGGACCCGATGTCCCCTTATCTGTTCACGCTTGTTATGGAGGTGCTTACACTTCTTCTCCAAAATCTGCTCGGTCTCAG CGCCTTCTCGGTTAGCAAGATAAAAGTGGCGTTGGAGCAATTTTCGAGTATTTCTGGTTTGGTTCCGAGTTCTGCTAAAAGCACGGTTTTTTTTTGTAATGTTCCTCTTCAGGTCAAGCAGGATATTCTCAACATCATGCCGTTTCAGCAAGGTTCGCTTCCTGTTCGTTATCTAGGTGTGCCGTTGATCACATCCAGGTTAACCGCAGGGGCATTGCAAG GCCGAGTTGTCAGCGATTTAGAAAAGCGGATGAGGCGTTTTCTGTGGAATGCTGGTAATGTTGGTACGGTTAAAGCAAAGGTGGCGTGGAATGATATCTGTCTTCCTAAGTCGGAGGGTGGTTTAGGTATTCGTCGTGTGGTGGAT CCGTTTTTGCAGCTTCATGACCGTTTGGTTTGGAAGGATTTGGAGGGTAATATTCGGCACTACAGTTCTCTAGAAGTGTGGCATACCATTCGCTTGCGGAAGGAAACTACTAATTGGAGTGGCATG CATGATCGTGATTCGCGAGATCACTTGTTCTTCTTGTGTAACTTTGCTGTTCAAGTATGGAATAACATTAAAACAATGGTGGACATGGATATTGGTAATCTTTCTTGGAGCTCGGTTACGGATTGGATGAACCAGTACTCAGATTCGAGGAAATTGGAGCATGTGGTAGGGAAATTGTGCTTGCTGCGTCGGCCTACTTCATATGGCAGGAAC TTTAAAGGTCAACCTGATCACAAGAAAGTTATGGAAACGTGGCAGATCCCGTCAAGGGCGCTGGATGAAGACCCGGGATAG